A genomic window from Periophthalmus magnuspinnatus isolate fPerMag1 chromosome 16, fPerMag1.2.pri, whole genome shotgun sequence includes:
- the LOC117384329 gene encoding cytochrome P450 4B1-like isoform X1, with product MLFKLTILVIQRRKTVRKMEHFIGPPPHWLFGHVFELKQDGTSLDTTVGYGKKYPYAFPLWFGPFVCVLNIHHPDYVKTILASTEPKDNLAYAFIKKWIGDGLLVSHGQKWFRHRRLLTPGFHYDVLKPYVKLMSDSANILLDKWEKYSKTGETFELFEHVSLMTLDSILKCAFSYNSNCQTEGGTNAYIKSVYELSYLVNLRFRTFPYHNDFIFYLSPHGFRFRKACRVAQNHTAAVIRKRKEELKEEKELERIQARRNLDFLDILLCARDENNHGLSDEDIRAEVDTFMFEGHDTTASGISFILYSLACHPEHQQICREEINQALGGKNTMEWETLSKIPYTTMCIKESLRLYPPVPGISRHTTKPMTFFDGRTIPAGSIVGTSIYGIHRNPVVWENPDVFDPLRFLPENVSSRSPHAFVPFAAGPRNCIGQTFAMNEMKAVIALTLQRYKLIEDPKWTPKLLPRLVLRSINGIHIKIKPVDQFTA from the exons AtgcttttcaagttaactaTTTTGGTGATCCAGAGGAGAAAGACCGTTCGAAAAATGGAACATTTTATTGGACCACCACCACATTGGCTTTTTGGACACGTCTTTGAG TTAAAGCAAGATGGCACATCCCTGGACACGACGGTAGGTTATGGTAAAAAGTACCCCTATGCATTCCCATTGTGGTTTGGCCCTTTTGTTTGCGTGCTCAACATTCATCATCCTGATTACGTAAAGACTATTCTGGCATCAACAG AGCCAAAAGATAATTTAGCAtatgcatttattaaaaaatggaTTG GAGATGGTTTATTGGTGTCACATGGACAGAAGTGGTTTCGCCACAGACGACTGCTAACCCCAGGTTTCCATTATGATGTGTTGAAGCCATATGTCAAATTGATGTCTGATTCAGCAAACATTTTATTG GacaaatgggaaaaatattCCAAAACTGGTGAGACCTTTGAGTTGTTTGAACATGTCAGCCTTATGACACTGGACAGTATTTTAAAGTGTGCCTTCAGCTACAACAGTAACTGTCAGACTGAGGG gggAACAAACGCATACATCAAATCTGTATACGAGCTGAGTTACTTGGTAAACCTGCGCTTCAGAACTTTTCCCTATCACAATGACTTTATTTTCTACCTCAGCCCACATGGATTCAGGTTCAGAAAAGCCTGCAGAGTGGCACAAAACCACACAG CTGCAGTTATAAGAAAACGAAAAGAAGAGCTCAAAGAAGAAAAGGAGCTGGAACGCATACAAGCCCGGAGAAACTTGGACTTTCTGGACATTCTTCTTTGTGCCAGA GATGAGAACAATCATGGTCTGTCTGATGAAGACATTCGGGCTGAAGTAGACACTTTCATGTTTGAGGGCCATGACACCACAGCAAGTGGCATCTCCTTCATCCTCTACTCTCTGGCCTGCCACCCAGAACACCAGCAGATCTGCAGGGAAGAGATCAATCAAGCCCTGGGAGGCAAAAACACTATGGAATG GGAGACCTTGAGTAAAATTCCATACACCACAATGTGTATTAAGGAGTCCCTTCGTCTTTATCCGCCAGTACCAGGAATAAGTCGACATACAACAAAACCCATGACATTTTTTGATGGAAGGACAATACCTGCAG GAAGCATTGTTGGAACAAGTATTTATGGGATTCACAGAAATCCAGTGGTCTGGGAGAATCCTGAT GTTTTTGATCCACTACGTTTCCTCCCAGAAAATGTATCCTCCAGGTCACCTCATGCATTTGTGCCTTTTGCTGCAGGTCCAAG AAATTGCATTGGTCAAACCTTCGCCATGAATGAGATGAAAGCAGTGATTGCCCTGACACTGCAGAGGTACAAACTGATTGAGGACCCAAAATGGACACCCAAGCTCCTTCCTCGATTAGTGTTGCGCTCAATCAATGGCATCCATATCAAAATTAAACCAGTCGACCAGTTCACTGCATGA
- the LOC117384329 gene encoding cytochrome P450 4B1-like isoform X2, which produces MEHFIGPPPHWLFGHVFELKQDGTSLDTTVGYGKKYPYAFPLWFGPFVCVLNIHHPDYVKTILASTGDGLLVSHGQKWFRHRRLLTPGFHYDVLKPYVKLMSDSANILLDKWEKYSKTGETFELFEHVSLMTLDSILKCAFSYNSNCQTEGGTNAYIKSVYELSYLVNLRFRTFPYHNDFIFYLSPHGFRFRKACRVAQNHTAAVIRKRKEELKEEKELERIQARRNLDFLDILLCARDENNHGLSDEDIRAEVDTFMFEGHDTTASGISFILYSLACHPEHQQICREEINQALGGKNTMEWETLSKIPYTTMCIKESLRLYPPVPGISRHTTKPMTFFDGRTIPAGSIVGTSIYGIHRNPVVWENPDVFDPLRFLPENVSSRSPHAFVPFAAGPRNCIGQTFAMNEMKAVIALTLQRYKLIEDPKWTPKLLPRLVLRSINGIHIKIKPVDQFTA; this is translated from the exons ATGGAACATTTTATTGGACCACCACCACATTGGCTTTTTGGACACGTCTTTGAG TTAAAGCAAGATGGCACATCCCTGGACACGACGGTAGGTTATGGTAAAAAGTACCCCTATGCATTCCCATTGTGGTTTGGCCCTTTTGTTTGCGTGCTCAACATTCATCATCCTGATTACGTAAAGACTATTCTGGCATCAACAG GAGATGGTTTATTGGTGTCACATGGACAGAAGTGGTTTCGCCACAGACGACTGCTAACCCCAGGTTTCCATTATGATGTGTTGAAGCCATATGTCAAATTGATGTCTGATTCAGCAAACATTTTATTG GacaaatgggaaaaatattCCAAAACTGGTGAGACCTTTGAGTTGTTTGAACATGTCAGCCTTATGACACTGGACAGTATTTTAAAGTGTGCCTTCAGCTACAACAGTAACTGTCAGACTGAGGG gggAACAAACGCATACATCAAATCTGTATACGAGCTGAGTTACTTGGTAAACCTGCGCTTCAGAACTTTTCCCTATCACAATGACTTTATTTTCTACCTCAGCCCACATGGATTCAGGTTCAGAAAAGCCTGCAGAGTGGCACAAAACCACACAG CTGCAGTTATAAGAAAACGAAAAGAAGAGCTCAAAGAAGAAAAGGAGCTGGAACGCATACAAGCCCGGAGAAACTTGGACTTTCTGGACATTCTTCTTTGTGCCAGA GATGAGAACAATCATGGTCTGTCTGATGAAGACATTCGGGCTGAAGTAGACACTTTCATGTTTGAGGGCCATGACACCACAGCAAGTGGCATCTCCTTCATCCTCTACTCTCTGGCCTGCCACCCAGAACACCAGCAGATCTGCAGGGAAGAGATCAATCAAGCCCTGGGAGGCAAAAACACTATGGAATG GGAGACCTTGAGTAAAATTCCATACACCACAATGTGTATTAAGGAGTCCCTTCGTCTTTATCCGCCAGTACCAGGAATAAGTCGACATACAACAAAACCCATGACATTTTTTGATGGAAGGACAATACCTGCAG GAAGCATTGTTGGAACAAGTATTTATGGGATTCACAGAAATCCAGTGGTCTGGGAGAATCCTGAT GTTTTTGATCCACTACGTTTCCTCCCAGAAAATGTATCCTCCAGGTCACCTCATGCATTTGTGCCTTTTGCTGCAGGTCCAAG AAATTGCATTGGTCAAACCTTCGCCATGAATGAGATGAAAGCAGTGATTGCCCTGACACTGCAGAGGTACAAACTGATTGAGGACCCAAAATGGACACCCAAGCTCCTTCCTCGATTAGTGTTGCGCTCAATCAATGGCATCCATATCAAAATTAAACCAGTCGACCAGTTCACTGCATGA